Below is a genomic region from Rhododendron vialii isolate Sample 1 chromosome 5a, ASM3025357v1.
TCGGCCGCCTCCCGGCCAAATCTCTCCTCCGATTCACGTGCGTTTGCAGGTCAtggctctctctcatctgtgATTTCACCTCCGCCCACACCACAGCCAAACcccccttcctcctcctccacttctctctccccccaaaCAACCCTGTGCTCTTCTGCCTCCGTTCCGATGCCCACGCTGTCTACGCCCACAGGTacgttcgtctctctctctctctctctctctctctctctctctctctctcacggtgGCTACGCTATGTCTTCttcaaatcgagatctattatTTAACTGACTCAAATTGCTTATTGtcttttagggtttagggtttagtaCTTTTTGGGTTTAGTAGTTGCCTACCCGTTTTaatatgatgatgatgattttatatataataatagtATATGTACGCCCACGGGTACATTGGTGTCTCTCTAATCGAAGATCTATTATTTAACCAACTCAAATTGTTACTATGTTTTGGGGTTTGAATTGTGGTTATTGATAATATGATTATTTTATTAACTGCCTGCCTGCCTGCATGTataataatctctctctctgtgcgtgTGTGTGGCCACGCTATTGATTTTTCGAGATGAGAttattgtcttttgtttttgtctctTGGGGTTTCAATTGTAGTAGTAGGAGATGAAGATGAGATTGGTTGCTGTCTAGTTGTAGTAGTCGTAGTTGACTTGTTTCCTACCCGACTTAATAATAGGATGATGATTTTATCAACTACCTGCTTGTGTGTATAATAATATCTGTCGCTCTATTTCAATTGACTAGAATGTTGGTTTTTACAAAACCCGGTCAAGAGCCCTCTGTGGAGCTTctgagaaaggagagagaaagaagactTATGTTACGTTGGAATCGGATGGGTCTACTAGGGGAGGGGGAAGCGAAGAAACTTGAGGAGGAGGATTACCAGCGAGAGCGACGTCTGCTAGATCGACTACTTGAGAAGAAGCAGGCATTTGATAATACTCCTCCATTATCGAGCCCTAAATTACCAACATTGGATCAGATTCTGACTGAAATCGAAGAAATACCTGCAACCTTCGTCAAACACTTTTCATTCTGCTGGGTGGAAGGAATCAGGTAtgcttctttctctctctctctctctctctctctctctctctctctctctctctctctctctctcttacggTGGCTACGTTATTGATTCTTCAAATCAAAGATCTATTATTTAACCCGCACAAATTGTTTATTGTCTTTTCGGGGTTGTATTCTGGTTATTTCTATTATGATTATTTTATCAACTGCCTGCACGTATGTATaataataatctctctctctctctcacactggCCACGCTATTGATTCTTCCAATTGAGATTACTGTCCTTTGGACTGCCATCATATCCCGAGGGGTTCAAGCGAACACCTGGGTACAAAAAATGCTCCAAAGTTTTGTATTATTTACATACAATTTAATTCTTCAATACTGTTGGCATTGAATTATTCCGACATAgccaaaatatattaaaatctcCTTAAATTTGGAAGTAAGTTGATAATATAgcacaacaaaaacaaaataaactaggcctagtaaattttgaatgaaaataaatatgttcattttatatagagctttgtatacaaaaaatttcttcacaTTTTTGTCACCTCTGGATTAGCATATCCTTGAGCAGCCCTTCAATTTGTAGTTATTGATTGAGATTGGTTTTTGTCTAGTTGTAGTAGTCGTTGCTGCCTACCCGTATTAATaatatgatgatgatgatgattttatCAACTACCTGCTTGTATGTATAATAAACTTTCTCGTTCCATTTTAAATGATCAGAGTGTTGATTTTTCCAACACCGAATCAAGATAGCACGATGGAACTTCTGtttgaagagaaagaaagaatagttatcTTACATAAGAATCGGATAGCTCTACTAGGGGAGGAGGAAGCGAAGAAACTTCAGAAGGAGGATTATGATCGAATGGAACGTCTACTTGATCGACTGAGCTAAGAGAAGAAAACCTTAACCCTATCTACTCCAAGGTACACTTTTTTGTCTATTAATGATCCTATACAGTTATATGTGTTTATGCTTTTATGGCATTGCTGATGGTCTTGTGCGCTttgttgctttcttttttttttgttcgacaCTGGTGAATTGTTGCTGGTTTTGAATGCATTCGATGGCcctttatttttctcctttccctTGTGTATTTTTGTTACATGCTTCACTAAGTCCACTGTCAAGGTGCACCTTTTGCCAGACCAAAAATTAGTTGAAGATTTTTGATATCTTGATTCTTGAACGTGAGAAATAATTTCCTTTACTAGTTGTGAAAAGATCTGTTGGGAGACCTCTTTCTACGCTGTTATATGGTCTATTTGAAAAGTTTGAAATGGTTTCGTCTTCAACAATTCTAGTTCTGCTCCTGGCAAAGTGGTGGATCTTATCAATTTCAGGGTAGCTGTTTGGGTCAAAGGAAGATGACATCTACCTCATTACTCATATTTTAGGAGCTGCCTTGATGGGATTAGGAGGCACAAACTGTAACTATGCAATTGGCTTAGGCCTTTATGTTTCTTGGGTGTTATCTTTGTactcaattcaattttttgttggatgatctttttcttttccaggtAAGCTTCTAGCACATGATCTATTGTGATGCGAAGCTCtcccttaataaaattttctttgctgataaaaaaaaatgcgatAGAAATTAGTTTCATTTCGCAGAAATGTTTGTGCTGACATTGGATTCCACTCATATATCTTATGCTTTTTGAATAATGTATCTGGAAACCCCCATGAGAATGCTTGTCTATGGTTTTTATTTAGAGAACATGGAAGTTGCTTTCAGTATTGTTCGAATAATGAAACTTGGTTACATCATTATCCTGTAGCTTGTTTTCTTAATGATTTCGTATATTAACTCGATGAACTTAAGATGTTTATTTTTGTGGCATCAGTATATTTTCCAGGAAGAACTTTAGGAACTGGCGATTTCAGATCTATTTTACACGGACACAGGTGTGGGTGTTGGATGTGATACACATCGAAGTGTCAGTCAGTTTTTCCATGATACACTAATGCCGTAGAATGTTGCATTGTAGAATTGACCGAACCATAGTACACGTTCTTTTTAAAACGGTAAATTTGGTGATCCAAAGTGATCCCAAGACTTTTTCCTATTTGTTTCTTTGGTGTTTTCTGTAGGTGTTGAAAGTACCTTAAAGTTACGTTCTCATTActcctttttacttttccgtAGGTGTTAAAACTTTAAAGTACCATAAGGTACTTTTTACACATTGGGTGGTGGTTAGCCTTTCCCAAGTATTAAACCTAAATTGATTAGTAgcccataaatttttttagaccaAGACTTTAGGTTAACATACCATATTATAAAATCCCTATCTCCAGCACAAatgaatatatataattatgttACCCTGGCCGCGTAACGTTATGATTGAAGAAGGAACCTATGTCATGTCCCTGGTTCATCATTGGAGGGAGGGAACCCCTTAGCTGCCATAAAATTTCTCTCTGGTTCACGATctcctttgttttttgtatgtctcttcttccttctctcctccttttcttctatgaatcctctctcttttcttcatcgatcgtctttgtttttttttttggcaagagtTGAGCATTTGCAAGTTTTTGGGTTAGGGGAATGGTGATGGGTACTATGATGGGTTTATATTACGTTATTTTTACTAGGAAGTTTGGATGATCCAGCAGGAATGAAATCTTCATTGTAGTGTTTTTTACCTTCCTATGAAAGAATTTAAATGCTGATCACGTAGGGGAAGTCATTTAACCCTAATATCTTATTGACTTTTGCTTGAGAAATGCAGAACTGATCTCAACATTTTTTTGGTTACTGCTACTTTTCCATTTGCCGGTAGTTTGTATTCTATGTAACCTTTTAAcctttccaaaaagaaaaggaagagagaaagttGTATGGAAAGTTGGAAACCTGAAACACTTCTTGAATTTGATCTGGTTTGTTCTTTGGCTCATTTGCTCTCCAGCTGATTTAGCTATAGTGCTTCTTGTTCAGTCGTTTTAATTTGAGGTTCAATCTCAGCTTCAAGCTAATTCTCAGTATTGAGACTTCAGAGCCATCAACGTCTTAGATCCATGGATTGTGCTTCTTCTGTGTAAACTCCCCATGCTTCAACCAAGATTTAGAAATCTGAAAGGTTCTTTATTTGAACTTATGGATATTTAGttgcaattgcctaggtgagttggtatgtggaataccctcttgccctccttcAAAGTTGCAACTTGTGGGCATTGATCCAACACCAACTTCATAAGGTTACGTTTGGGCATTATCATGTGAAGTTAGTCTTCGTAGTCCCCAATGGAACGCTTTGTTCTCTAAAACTAGTTTTTTATTTCTCCATGTCTACTTGGGTTGTTAAAACGACATCTAGTGTTCCATGCATGCACCAATTCTAATAATTTGTTAAAGCAACTCCCTTTCGATCTTTTCCCAGCTTTCAGTCGAGGACAAATACCCTTTAATTTCCCCTTTTACTAATTGCGTGTTGCGTACAAGTTGAATAAAAAGTGTGCTTGGACTGTATGCAACAAAATTGTGGATAATCTTTTTACTGTTGCAGCCTTTTCAGCTAACAATGGAAGTACGCCGTgttattttcaatttgtttgttaaCTGTTCATTCTCGTGCTATTTCAGGTTAGGGGGAGCTTTGAGGTTAAAGAGTACGCTTATGGAGGCTGTGAAGTTCATTTTGATGGGTAGTTGGGTGAAATTGACTATCTTTACTTTTGCGTCTAAAATGTTGTTCTCGTTAAGTTTCGGGTGGTTGGTGCTTCCAAACTAATGGTAAACTATGCATACGACGGAACCTACTCTCTTAGTTTAAGTATCTTGAGTTCTGGAAATATGAGACATTGACTTGTGATATGGTATTGTAGTCTGTTTCACTGTTTCAGTATCTTGATTTGCCAGAATTGTTTTCATCTGCGGCccccccacctctctctctctctcatgaaactgacctttcatttttcataaacaaatACGATTACATATTTAACATACAAGACTAGCGGCTACCCATTATGAGATGGCACCTGAAAAGCAACTGCAAGATGCACTTCCTGCACTTGTCCTCGAGGGCCTGAGGCACTTCACGAATACGtgcaaaaatatgttttaagcATATAGAAATCTACTGTATCTGTAACCATCGACTGCAACGGCCATTCAGAAGCTTTTCCCCGAGATAGGTCCCTTAACTATGCAAATTAACATAGAGAAAATTGAGTTGGCAGCATCATGTTAGCGCATCTCTTTCAGTCCGACATCTCATGCATACATTGACCAaaatatcctctctctctctctccctcttgcaCATTTtgagtcacttttttttttttttccatataaaGGGCAATTTGGTACTTTCATATGAATTAAATAGCAGAAAATAAAGTGGCAATGgataaggaaaatgattttcatatcCTCTCTTACAATTCATActctcttgtttttgtttttatttacacTGATTTACAATATTGCACTTAGATATGTAAAAAAGTGTACTAAAGGGAGGGCAAGATATTAAATTTACGTggataaagattaaaaaaagaagtgtgaaaatcTATTTCCATGAATAAAGTGGTGTCTTAAAATCATTTGCCGTcgttttttttgcaaaaatgctTTTGGTACAGCAACATGCGCATAGACAACGCGTACAATACGTTTTTAGGCTCGtttcgggtccaacaaagaCAATTGGAGCCGTTCATgttgttcaatattttttttaaggtccTCGTAAACAGCTCCATCCGACATGGATAAGGGCATTAATGAAACGTCCAAAATcgcttcagaatttaggctaaATTCTAAAGGGATTTTAGACTTATTGATGATggatggagttgattttttacgggtaTTCTAAgtaaaatatattgaacaaaataagcgatttcaattatctttattGAACTCGAGATGTGCCAAAAAAAGCACTGTGCATGCTGTCTGTGCGCACACTGCTGTACCAATAGcaacactcattttttttgtgcCATTTCAATCTGCCTTTCACCAATTACTCCGTAATTTATAACCATACAGACTTGCACTCATAAGTACAAATACGCAAAACTCTTCTCACATAAGGAGTGGGACCCACACACATATGAGAGAAGTTTTGTGTGTGCGCGTGGTTGCAGAAGAAATTGTTGTCTTCGTACTCTCGTCACTCTctatttagagcatctccaatcaaaCACCTTCcaaaatctctatttgagatgatcaaattaatctattttatttgaaaagtagatttagaggattgtactatttatttcaactccaacccaacactctatttctcaactccaacacatatttggagaagatcttctattttttccttcatcctctatatttagaaTATCAGAGTTCATCCTCTCAAATGGAAAAGAGTTTTAAAGGTTGGGTTGGAgaatatttttcctccaaaatgaaagaaTGAAGCATGGGTTAGAGTGCTCTAAACCCTCCCGGATCACTCTCCTTGTCCACTCAAGAGAATCCGCAGCAGGTGTTTCACTTCCTCACTCTAGAACaccccaaatctctctctctctctctctgcaaatgTCGGACTACCTCCCTCCCGAAGCCTTAACCAACATCCTCGCCCGCCTCCCGGCCAAATCCCTCATTCGATTCACGTGCGTTTGCAAGTCAtggctctctctcatctgtCATTTCGCCTCCGCCCACACCACCGCCAAACCccccttcctcttcctccactTCTCCCTCCCCCGAAACAACCCTGTGCTCTTCTGCCTCCGTTCCGATGCCCACGCTGTCTACGCTCACGGGTACcttcgcctctctctctctctctccctctctagggTTTAGTAGTATTTTAGGTTTTAGGGTTTAATAGTTGCCTACCCGTTTTAATatgatggtgatgatgatgattttatGTATAATAGTACTAACATATGTACGCCCACGGGTACATCGGTCTCTCTGTAATCGAAGATCTATCATTTAACCAACACAAATTGTTAATTGTCATTTGGGTTTACGTTTTCAACGCCGGGtgagtaccacgtggtgtccgctcggcgcattcgagccgtccattgtgtttttggatggctcagatttggagattgaaaaagaagggagaaagtgttggggtgagaggagagcaaggggtttcaatccgagccgtcgaatAAGTGTATTGGACTGTCTGGATGTATCGaacgggtaccacgtgggatatacccacccggcaccgaaaaatttctcgtctATTGGGGTTTGAATTGTGGTTACTGATAATATGATTAGTTTATTAACTGCCTGCATGCATgtataattctctctctctctctctctctgtggccaCGCTATTGATTCTTCAAAACGAGATTATTGTCATTTGTTTTTGTCTCTTGGGGTTTCAATTGTAGTAGTTGTTGATGAAGATGAGATTGGTTGCtgtctagtagtagtagtcgTAGTTGTTTCCTAATAATAGGATGAAGATTTCATCCACTACCTGCTTGTGTGTATTACGATATCTGTCGTTCTATTTCAATTGGCCAGAATGTTGGTTTTTACAAAACCCGGTCAAGAGCCCTCTGTGAAGTTTctgagaaaggagagagaaagaagactTATGTTACATTGGAATCGGATGGGTATACTGGGGGAGGAGGAAACGAAGAAACTTGAGGAGGAGGATTACCAGCGAGAGCGACGTCTACTAGATCGACTGCTTCAGAAGAAGCAGACATTTGATAATACTCCTCCATTCTCGAGCCCTAAATTACCAACAATGGATCAGATTCTGACCGAAATCGAAGAATTACCAGCAACCTTCGACAAACACTTTGAGTTCTGCTGGGTGGGAGGAATCAGGTGTGCTCgtttctctgtgtgtgtgtgtgtgtgtgtggctatGCAATTGATTCTTCAAATCGAAGATCTATTATTTAACCAACACAAATTGTTTATTGTCTTTTGGGGATTGATTATTGTTATTTATAATATGATTATTGCATCAACTGCCTGCCTGCATGTGTGTATAATAATTTACAtacaatttgatttttctttaataCTGTTGGCACTGACACATTCCTACATAgccaaaataaatgaaaatctaCTGAATTTTGGAAGTAAGTAGATAATATAGCTCAGCGAAAACAAGGTAAACTAGGCCTTgtaaattttcaatgaaaataaaTATGTTAATTTTATATAGAGCTTTgtatacaaaaaatttcatcacgtTTTTCGTCACCTCTGAACTAACATCCTAGAGCAGCCCTTCAATTGTAGTTATTGATTGAGATTGGTTGTTGTCTAGTAGTTGTAGTTGTTGCCCACCCGTTTTAATaatatgatgatgatgattttatCAACTACCTGCTTGTATGTATAATAATCTCTCTCGCTCCATTTTAATTGATCAGAGTGCTGATTTTTCCGACACCGGATCAAGATAGCACGATGGAGCTTCTGtttgaagagaaagaaagaatagttatcTTACATAAGAATCGGATAGCTCTACTAGGGGAGGAGGAAGCGAAGAAACTTCAGATGGAGGATTATGATCGAATGAATCGTCTTCTAGATCGGCCAAATGAGGAGGAAAGTGCAGAGAGTAGAAAACCTGAACCAACACATCGACCGCGCCCTGATTTCGTCGAACTTACATCCACACAGTGGCGAGATTACGAAAGGAGGGCCCTTGAGAGCGGGGTACGTACGGGGATGCACGTTGAATGATTCTTCTGCTTGattgtttttattcttttatttcttttggttAAACGGAATAGATattctttcatttctttgcGTGTGGTAAAAAACACCTTTTGAGAGAGCCTCCAATTTGCACATGGCTGCTGCCGATTCCTGTCATTCaacttcaaaattatttttaccagCATGCAATTCTGTAAATCAGTGTTCTACATATCGCTGGGCTCTAGTCGGGTGGAAAAGGGGCGCCTAGTGCCTAGGCGAGGATTAGATGCCGACTAGTTGGCTGCCTAATCTAGGCATTGGACATTGCTTTAAATTGTACCATCTTAATGTGAAATGTCTTTTTTGAAGTTATTATTTGACAGAAAACATGCCATTCTTTAGATGTAGCATCCAAGCAGATTTGACAGACAACGTGCCATTCTTTGCAAGCAGC
It encodes:
- the LOC131326852 gene encoding uncharacterized protein LOC131326852 isoform X2, whose product is MKHGLECSKPSRITLLVHSRESAAGVSLPHSRTPQISLSLSLQMSDYLPPEALTNILARLPAKSLIRFTCVCKSWLSLICHFASAHTTAKPPFLFLHFSLPRNNPVLFCLRSDAHAVYAHGMLVFTKPGQEPSVKFLRKERERRLMLHWNRMGILGEEETKKLEEEDYQRERRLLDRLLQKKQTFDNTPPFSSPKLPTMDQILTEIEELPATFDKHFEFCWVGGIRVLIFPTPDQDSTMELLFEEKERIVILHKNRIALLGEEEAKKLQMEDYDRMNRLLDRPNEEESAESRKPEPTHRPRPDFVELTSTQWRDYERRALESGGFDVGDIPGYAFVPVRPFVLDCCESMERIEGYAKFALDDYNKCNNTKYQIVKALKANIGSGFPGWTYYITFQVKDMAGSGSPTLNFQAIVETFQGQETVKFIAPEL
- the LOC131326852 gene encoding uncharacterized protein LOC131326852 isoform X3, which gives rise to MSDYLPPEALTNILARLPAKSLIRFTCVCKSWLSLICHFASAHTTAKPPFLFLHFSLPRNNPVLFCLRSDAHAVYAHGMLVFTKPGQEPSVKFLRKERERRLMLHWNRMGILGEEETKKLEEEDYQRERRLLDRLLQKKQTFDNTPPFSSPKLPTMDQILTEIEELPATFDKHFEFCWVGGIRVLIFPTPDQDSTMELLFEEKERIVILHKNRIALLGEEEAKKLQMEDYDRMNRLLDRPNEEESAESRKPEPTHRPRPDFVELTSTQWRDYERRALESGGFDVGDIPGYAFVPVRPFVLDCCESMERIEGYAKFALDDYNKCNNTKYQIVKALKANIGSGFPGWTYYITFQVKDMAGSGSPTLNFQAIVETFQGQETVKFIAPEL